One genomic segment of Catalinimonas alkaloidigena includes these proteins:
- a CDS encoding LytR/AlgR family response regulator transcription factor — MKILIIEDEKAAAKRLISLIRQLDAKAEVLDVLDTVKLSVRWFHENPGPDLVFMDIQLADGLSFDIFEQYTLSIPVIFTTAYDQYAIKAFKVNSIDYLLKPIVPEELESALKKFKDHYHQQSGQIDFRQIQQTMKALTKAYKSRFIVKVGEHIKAVEVGDIHYFCSREKMTYMFAHDGRHYIVDYSLDHLENSLDPKVFFRISRKYIVSVQAIADIITYSSSRLRLILRQSDDKDILVSRERVAGFKAWLDQ, encoded by the coding sequence ATGAAGATATTGATCATTGAAGATGAAAAAGCAGCTGCCAAACGCTTAATTTCACTGATAAGGCAACTTGATGCCAAGGCTGAAGTATTGGATGTATTAGATACTGTAAAACTTTCAGTTCGTTGGTTTCATGAAAACCCCGGGCCAGACCTTGTCTTTATGGACATACAATTGGCTGACGGGCTCAGTTTTGATATTTTTGAGCAGTATACCCTCAGCATTCCGGTCATATTCACTACTGCCTATGATCAGTACGCGATCAAAGCCTTTAAGGTAAATAGTATTGATTATCTGCTCAAGCCCATTGTTCCGGAAGAATTAGAAAGTGCGTTAAAAAAGTTCAAAGATCATTACCATCAGCAATCCGGACAAATTGACTTTCGCCAGATTCAACAGACGATGAAGGCCCTGACAAAAGCGTACAAGAGCCGTTTTATTGTAAAAGTAGGTGAACATATCAAAGCGGTTGAGGTGGGTGATATACATTATTTCTGCAGCCGGGAAAAGATGACATATATGTTTGCTCACGATGGTCGCCATTACATTGTAGATTATTCATTAGATCATCTGGAAAACAGCCTGGATCCCAAAGTATTTTTCAGGATAAGCCGTAAATATATTGTTAGCGTGCAAGCCATCGCGGATATTATCACCTATTCCAGCAGCCGGCTCAGGCTCATACTCCGGCAATCAGATGATAAGGATATATTGGTGAGCAGGGAAAGAGTAGCAGGATTCAAAGCCTGGCTTGACCAGTAA